From the genome of Paracidovorax avenae:
GGCCGCACCCGGCCCCGGCTCCCCGCTGCCGGCCCCGGGGGCTGCCGCGCAGCCTGGTGCGGGCTCCGGCGAGTGGGGAGGGCGCCCGCGTGCCTGGGTATTCACCTCGGCCACGCTGGGCGACGATGCCTCGCTGAAATGGTTCACGGCGGCCTGCGGGCTGGAGGGTGCGCGCGTGCTGCAGGTGCCCAGCCCCTTCGATTACGCAGCCCAGGCCGCGCTCTACGTGCCGCGCCAGCTGCCTTCCCCGTCCGATCCGGGCCATGGGGCCGCGGTGGCGCGCTGGGCGGGCGATGCCGCGCGCGTGCTGGGCGGGCGCACGCTGGTGCTGACGACTACGTTGAAGGCGCTGCGCACGATCGGCGACGCGCTGCGGGAGCGCTTTCCCGAGGGTTCAGGCATCGAGGTGCTGGTGCAGGGCGACTGGCCCAAGCGCCGGCTGATGGAGCGCTTCCGCGAGGCCGATGCCGGCGGGGACCGCCCGGGGTGCGTGCTGGTGGCGTCCGCCTCGTTCTGGGAAGGTTTCGACGTGCCCGGCGATGCGCTGCAGCTGGTGGTGATCGACAAGCTGCCGTTCCCGCCGCCGGGCGATCCGGTGGTCGAGGCGCGGTCGCAGCGCCTGGAGCAGGAGGGAAAGAGCGCCTTCCGGCATTTCGCGCTGCCGGATGCGGCCATCGCGCTCAAGCAGGGTGCCGGGCGGCTGATCCGCAATGAGCAGGACCGGGGCCTGCTGGCGGTCGCCGATGCCCGGCTGGTGACCATGGGCTACGGCAAGCGGCTGCTGGCCGCGCTGCCGCCCATGCGCCGGATTCAGGACGAGGCGGAGTGGGACGAGGCGCTGCGCGGCCTGGCGGCCGTCACCAGACCTTCCACCACGGCTCTTCCTTCGCCTTGAAGCCGTTGCGCATGTATTCGCTCTGCGGGTAGGAGGCGGCCATCACGCGCTGCGCATCGTCGCGCAGCTGGGTCATGCCGAGCGCGTCGTAGGACTTGATGAGGATGTAGAGCGCTTCCTCGAGCGCAGGCACGTCCTTGTAGTCGGCCAGGGCGATCTGCGCGCGGTTGATGGCGGCCACGTAGGCGCCGCGCTGGTAGTAGTAGCGGGCCACGTGGACCTCGTACTGCGCCAGGGAGTTGACGATGTACGTCATGCGCTGCTGCGCGTCGCGCGCGTAGCGCGAATCGGGGAAGCGGGTGACGAGCTCGCGGAAGGATTCGAACGAATCCTTGGCAGCCTTCTGGTCGCGCTCGGACAGGTCCTGGCGCGACAGCCAGGAGAACAGCCCGAGGTTGTCGTTGAAGTTGACCAGCCCCTTCAGGTAGAGCGCGTAGTCGTAGGCCGGGCTCGCGGGGTGCAGCTTCATGAAGCGGTCCAGCGTGGCGATCGCCTGGGTCTTCTCGCCGCCCTTGTACTGGGCGTAGGCCTTTTCCAGCTGGGCCTGCTGCGCGAGCGGGGTGCCGGCGGCGCGGCCCTCGAGCTTCTCGAACAGCGGGACGGCCTTGTCGTAGGAGTTGCTGTTCAGCTCGTCCCGCGCCTCGGAATAGATGCGGTTGGGGCTCCAGCCCGCGGTCTTGTCTTCGGTGGTGCTGGAGCAGCCCGCGAGCACGCCTGCGGCAAGCAGGGTGGTCAAGAGCGGCAGGGAAAAACGCGGCATGGCAGCGGCTTTCTGACAATCGGTGAAGGGAGGCCTGCGCACGCCCGGCGCGGTGCGGCGGGCTGCGGACAACGGGCCATTGTACCGGCCGGGCAGCACCCCACTGCGGGCCCGGGATGGGGCGGATTCCTACAATAGCCCCCATGTTTGTCCATTTGCGCCTGCACACCGAGTTTTCCGTCGTCGACGGCACCACCCGCATCGACGAAGTGGCCAAGGCGGCCTCGAAAGACGGCCAGCCCGCCCTCGCGATCACCGACCTCCACAACCTCTTCGGCGCCATCAAGTTCTACAAGGAAGCCCGCGGCAAGGGCGTCAAGCCCGTGCTGGGCGCGGAAGTCAGCATCGAGCCCGAGACCGCCGGCAATCCGCCCGGCCGCATCCTCCTGCTGGCCCAGGGCCGGCAGGGCTACCTGAACCTCTGCGAGATGCTGGCGCGCGCCTGGACGCGCAATGTCGTGAAGAACGTGCCGCTGTGCACCTGGGAATGGCTGGAAGAGCTGGGCGGCGATCTGATCGCGCTGTCCGGCGCCCAGGCGGGGCCCGTGGGCCAGGCCTTCACCCGCGGCGACGATGCCGGCGCGGCGCGCGTGGCGCTGCGGCTGGCCGGGCTGTTCCCGCACCGCTTCTACCTGGAGCTGCAGCGGGCGGGGCGCCCGGAGGACGAGTCCCAGGTGGTGGCGGCCGTGCAGCTGGCGGCACGCCTCAACCTGCCCGTGGTGGCAACCCAGCCCACGCAGTTCCTCACCGCCGACGACTACGAGGCCCACGAGGCCCGGGTCTGCATCGCCGAAGGGGAGATCCTCGCCAACCCGCGCCGGGTGCGCCGCTTCACCCGCGAGCAGTACTTCAAGTCGAGCGCGCAGATGGAGGCGCTCTTCGCCGACGTGCCGACGGCCATCGCCAACACGCTGGAGATCGCCAGGCGCTGCAGTCTGACACTGGTGCTCGGCAAGCCGCGCCTGCCGGACTTTCCCACGCCCAACGGCATGCCGATCGACGAGTATTTCCGCTACGCCTCGTTCGAAGGGCTGGAGGAGCGCCTGAAGCACCTCTTCCGCAACGAGGCCGAACGCGAGAAGCAGCGCCCGCGCTACGTGGAGCGGCTGGAGTTCGAGCTGAACACCATCCTGAAGATGGGGTTCCCGGGCTACTTCCTCATCGTGGGCGACTTCATCCAGTGGGCCAAGGAGAACGGCTGCCCGGTGGGCCCGGGCCGGGGGTCCGGCGCCGGCTCGCTCGTGGCCTATGCGCTCAAGATCACCGACCTGGACCCGCTGCAGTACAACCTGCTGTTCGAGCGCTTCCTGAACCCGGAGCGGGTGTCCATGCCCGACTTCGACATCGATTTCTGCCAGTCCAACCGCGACCGGGTGATCGACTACGTGAAGGACAAGTACGGCAAGAACGCCGTGAGCCAGATCGCCACCTTCGGCACCATGGCAGCCAAGGCCGCCATCCGCGACGTGGGCCGCGTCATGGACATGAGCTACACCTTCTGCGACGGCATCTCCAAGCTCGTGCCGGGCAAGCCCGGCATGTCCTACACGCTGGCCTATCCGCCCGAAGTGAAGAAGGAAGGCGACAAGAACAACTACGCGCTGGAACTGGAGCCCATGCTCTACGAGCGCGTGCGCAAGGAAGAGGACGTCAAGACCGTCATCGAGATGGCGCAGAAGCTCGAGGGCATGACCCGCAACATCGGCATGCACGCCGGGGGCGTGCTGATCGCACCGGGCAAGCTCACCGATTTCTGCCCGCTCTACCAGCAGCCGGGCAGCGAGTCGGCCGTGAGCCAGTACGACAAGGACGACGTGGAGGCCATCGGCCTCGTGAAGTTCGACTTCCTGGGCCTGGCCACGCTGACGATCCTGGAGATCGCGCGCGAGTTCATCATGAAGCGCCACAAGGGGCAGGAGAACTTCGCGTTCGAGAACATCCCGCTCGACGACGCGCCGACCTACCGGCTGTTCTCCGAAGGCAAGACGGAAGCCGTGTTCCAGTTCGAATCGCGCGGCATGCAGGGCATGCTGAAGGAAGCGCGCCCGAGCCGCCTGGAGGACCTGATCGCCCTGAACGCGCTCTACCGCCCGGGCCCGATGGACCTGATCCCCACCTTCGTGAACCGCAAGCACGGCAAGGAACCGGTGGAGTATCCGCACCCGCTGGTGGAACCCGTGCTGGCCGAGACCTACGGGATCATGGTCTACCAGGAGCAGGTGATGCAGACCGCCCAGGTGCTGGGCGGCTACAGCCTCGGCGGCGCCGACATGCTGCGCCGGGCCATGGGCAAGAAGAAGGCCGAGGAGATGGCCGAGCACCGCGAGATCTTCCGCAAGGGCGCGGCCGAGAAGGGCATCGGCCAGGACAAGGCCGACGAGGTGTTCGACCTGATGGAGAAGTTCGCGGGCTACGGCTTCAACAAGTCGCACGCCGCCGCCTACTCCCTGCTGGCCTACCACACCGGCTGGCTCAAGGTGCACTACACGGCCGAGTTCTTCTGCGCCAACATGACGGTGGAAATGGACGACACCGACAAGCTGAAGGTGCTGTACGAAGACGCCATGAAGATGGGGCTGACCTTCGAGCCGCCGGACGTGAACCGCGGCATGTACCGCTTCGAGCCGGTGACGGACAAGGTGATCCGCTACGGGCTGGGCGCGGTCAAGGGCACCGGCCAGCAGGCGATCGAGGCGATCATCGCCGCGCGCGAGGGCCGCGGCGTGGGCCCGCGCGGCGAAACGAAGGGACCTTTCGCCAGCCTGTTCGACTTCTGCGCGCGGGTGGACCGCACCCGGCTCAACAAGCGCACGCTGGAGGCGCTGATCAAGGCGGGCGCGTTCGACGCCATCGAGATGAACCGCGCGTCGCTCGTGGCGTCGATCGACCGGGCCTTCGACTTCGCCAACTCCCTGATCGCCAACGCCAACCAGGGCGGCCTGTTCGACATGATGGGCGACGACTCGCACGGCTCCAGCACCCAGGATCCGGCCCTGGTGGAGATGCTTCCCTGGGGCGTGAAGGAGCGGCTCACGCAGGAGAAGACCGCCGTCGGCTTCTACCTGTCGGGCCACCTGTTCGACGAGGTGGAAAAGGAGGTCCGCCGCTTCATCCGCACCCCGATCGAGGAGCTGGCCGACAGCCGGGAGCCGCAGATCATGGCGGGCATCGTGAGCGACTTCCGGGTGATCAACGGGCAGCGGGGGCGCCTGGCGCTGTTCAAGCTGGACGACAAGTCCGCCATGATCGAGGCCTCGGCCGACGAGAACGTGATCAATGCCCACCGCGACCTGCTCAAGGAGGATGAATTCGTGGTGCTGCTGGGGCGCCTGCAGCTCGACCATTTCAGCGGCGGCCTGCGCGTCAAGGTGATGCAGGGCTGGGATCTCGCCAGCGCGCGGGCCAAGTTCGGCCGCTACCTGCAGGTGGCGGTGGGCGACTGCGCGCCGGACGTGCAGCGCCTGGTGCGCGAGTTCCCCCCGAAGCGCCAGGAAACGCCCGAGGGCGAGGTGCTGGTGCACGGCCTGCGCGTGCGCATGGGCGTGCGCTGCCGCTCCGAGGGGCAGGAGGCCGTGGCGGAACTGCAACTCGGGGAGGGCAGCCGGTTCTTCCCCTCGGACGCGGCCCTGGCGGCCTGGAGCGCGGAGGCCGGCAGCGGGGTGGTGAACGTCGTGTACGACGCCGGCTGAGATGCCCCGCGGGCACGTTCCACGGTGCGGGCTTGAAATCCCGGCGGGCGCCGGCAAATGGAACGGCGCGTCTCCCTCCGGCGGATTCCCGCCCATGCCGCGCGGCATGCGAAACCGTGTCGCAAGACCGGAATTTGCACCCCCGCAATGGGCTTTTTCGCTCTGGGGCAAACTGTCCCGGACGCTCTAGAATGGTCCGCATGGCAACTAAACCACCTTCCATGACCCCGACGCTTCCCACGGGAGTGCCGTCGCGGGACGATGGCGGCTCGGTCGTGCTCGAGAGGCGCACGCAAAGGACCCAGCCGCCCCAGATGTACCAGGTGGTGATGCTGAACGACGACTACACGCCCATGGAGTTCGTGATCGTCGTGCTGCAGGAGTTCTTTGGCAAGGACCGCGAAGCGGCCACGCAGATCATGCTGAAGATCCACCTGGACGGTAAAGGCGTATGTGGTGTGTATTCGCGCGACGTCGCCGCCACCAAGGTCGAACAGGTGCGCGAAGCCGCACACAAGGCGGGCCACCCGCTGCAATGCCTGAGCGAGCCGGTTGAATAACCGGTCCCGGGTCCCGATCTATCGTTATCCCTTCCCCCGCAAGCACAAAGGAGTTCACATGATTGCCCAGGAACTGGAAGTCAGCTTGCACATGGCCTTTGTCGAGGCCCGCCAGCAGCGCCACGAGTTCATCACCGTGGAGCATCTGTTGCTTGCACTGCTTGATAACCCCAGCGCAGCCGAGGTGCTGCGCGCATGCTCTGCCAACGTCGAGGACCTTCGCTCGTCGCTGGCGAATTTCATCAAGGACAACACGCCCCAGGTGGCAGGCACCGACGAGGTGGACACGCAGCCCACGCTGGGATTCCAGCGGGTGATCCAGCGCGCCATCATGCACGTGCAGTCCACCGGCAACGGCAAGAAGGAAGTGACCGGCGCGAACGTGCTGGTCGCGATCTTCGGCGAGAAGGATTCGCACGCCGTGTACTACCTGCACCAGCAGGGCGTCACCCGCCTGGACGTGGTCAACTTCATCGCCCACGGCATCAAGAAGGGCGAGCCGCCGGAGCCCGCGAAGGCCGAGAACCCCTCGGAAGCCGAAGAGGGCGCTGGCGGCGAGCGCAGCGAGAAGGCCTCTCCGCTGGAGCAGTACACCCAGAACCTGAACGTCGCTGCCAAGGAGGGCAAGATCGATCCGCTGATCGGCCGCCATTACGAGGTCGAGCGCACGATCCAGATCCTCTGCCGCCGCCGCAAGAACAACCCGCTGCTGGTCGGCGAGGCCGGCGTGGGCAAGACCGCGATCGCCGAGGGCCTGGCCTGGCGCATCACGCAGAACGACGTGCCCGAGATCCTGGCCGAGGCCTCGGTCTATTCGCTGGACATGGGCGCGCTGCTGGCCGGCACCAAGTACCGCGGCGATTTCGAGCAGCGCCTGAAGGGCGTACTCAAGTCGCTCAAGGACAAGCCAAACGCGATCCTGTTCATCGACGAGATCCACACGCTGATCGGCGCCGGCGCGGCCTCGGGCGGTACGCTGGACGCGTCCAACCTGCTCAAGCCGGCGCTCTCCAGCGGCCAGCTCAAGTGCATCGGCGCGACCACGTTCACCGAGTACCGCGGCATCTTCGAGAAGGACGCGGCCCTGTCGCGGCGCTTCCAGAAGGTCGACGTGGTCGAGCCGACGGTGGCCGAGACGGTGGACATCCTCAAGGGCCTCAAGAGCCGCTTCGAGGAGCACCACAGCGTGAAGTACGCCACCGCGGCCCTGCAGGCGGCGGCGGAGCTGTCGGCCAAGTACATCAACGACCGGCACCTGCCCGACAAGGCCATCGACGTGATCGACGAGGCCGGCGCTGCCCAGCGCATCCTGGTGGCCAGCAAGCGCAAGAAGACCATCGGCAAGGCCGAGATCGAGGAAATCGTGGCGAAGATCGCGCGCATCCCGCCCGCGAACGTCTCCAACGACGACCGCAGCAAGCTGCAGACCATCGAGCGTGACTTGAAAAGCGTGGTCTTCGGCCAGGACAAGGCGCTGGAAGTGCTCGCCTCCGCGGTCAAGATGGCGCGCTCGGGCCTGGGCAAGGGCGACAAGCCGATCGGCTCGTTCCTCTTCAGCGGCCCGACCGGCGTCGGCAAGACCGAAGCGGCCAAGCAGCTGGCCTACATCCTGGGCATCGAGCTGATCCGCTTCGACATGTCGGAGTACATGGAGCGCCATGCCGTGAGCCGCCTGATCGGCGCGCCCCCCGGCTACGTCGGCTTCGACCAGGGCGGCCTGCTGACCGAGGCCATCACGAAGAAGCCGCACGCGGTGCTGCTGCTCGACGAGATCGAGAAGGCGCACCCGGACATCTTCAACGTGCTGCTGCAGGTGATGGACCACGGCACGCTGACGGACAACAACGGGCGCAAGGCCGACTTCCGCAACGTCATCATCATCATGACGACGAACGCGGGTGCCGAGACCATGAACAAGGCCACCATCGGGTTCACCAACCCGCGGCAGGCCGGCGACGAGATGGCCGACATCAAGCGCCTGTTCACGCCCGAGTTCCGCAACCGCCTGGACGCGATCGTCAACTTCAAGGCGCTGGACGAGCAGATCATCCTGCGCGTGGTGGACAAGTTCCTGCTGCAGCTGGAGACCCAGCTCGCCGAGAAGAAGGTGGAAGTCACCTTCACCGACGCGCTGCGCAAGCACCTGGCCAAGAAGGGCTTCGATCCGCTGATGGGCGCGCGCCCGATGCAGCGCCTGATCCAGGACACCATCCGCCGCGCGCTGGCCGACGAACTGTTGTTCGGACGCCTGACCGAAGGTGGCCGCCTGACGGTGGACATCGAGGTCAAGACCGACGAGAAGGGTGTGGAAACGCCCGACGTGCTGCTGGACATCCAGCCGCTGCCGAAGAAGGACCGCTCGGCCAAGTCCGAGCCCGCGGAACCCGAAGAGGCGACGGCGGACTGACGGTCCCGCGTCCGCCAGGCACCGGTGCCCCGCGGCACCGCGCCGAGCCCGCAGTCCCTTCCGGGGCCTGCGGGCTTTTTTCATTTCCCGGGTGTGTGAGCGTGGCGATGAGCACTGACCAGTGACGAGAGTTGCACGCGTAAAGCAGCGCCGCGTACCAGATGGGGCGCCACCTGCAAGCGGTATGCGCTGTCGGTGGTCACCACGTGCAGGCCGCGTGCCAGCAGTTCACGTTGCATGTGCGGCCAAGCGTGCTCGCCGCCCAACTGCTCGTGGATGGCGCGGCCGTGGTCGAGGCGGCGTGGCCGGTCTCGAACTGCTGCACGGCGTTCCTGCTTAAACTCCAACGCTTACTTCGTTCTCGTTCAATTCATGCTCCCGCCCGGTATTCTCCGGGTTGGGTGTATGC
Proteins encoded in this window:
- a CDS encoding outer membrane protein assembly factor BamD; the protein is MPRFSLPLLTTLLAAGVLAGCSSTTEDKTAGWSPNRIYSEARDELNSNSYDKAVPLFEKLEGRAAGTPLAQQAQLEKAYAQYKGGEKTQAIATLDRFMKLHPASPAYDYALYLKGLVNFNDNLGLFSWLSRQDLSERDQKAAKDSFESFRELVTRFPDSRYARDAQQRMTYIVNSLAQYEVHVARYYYQRGAYVAAINRAQIALADYKDVPALEEALYILIKSYDALGMTQLRDDAQRVMAASYPQSEYMRNGFKAKEEPWWKVW
- the dnaE gene encoding DNA polymerase III subunit alpha, with translation MFVHLRLHTEFSVVDGTTRIDEVAKAASKDGQPALAITDLHNLFGAIKFYKEARGKGVKPVLGAEVSIEPETAGNPPGRILLLAQGRQGYLNLCEMLARAWTRNVVKNVPLCTWEWLEELGGDLIALSGAQAGPVGQAFTRGDDAGAARVALRLAGLFPHRFYLELQRAGRPEDESQVVAAVQLAARLNLPVVATQPTQFLTADDYEAHEARVCIAEGEILANPRRVRRFTREQYFKSSAQMEALFADVPTAIANTLEIARRCSLTLVLGKPRLPDFPTPNGMPIDEYFRYASFEGLEERLKHLFRNEAEREKQRPRYVERLEFELNTILKMGFPGYFLIVGDFIQWAKENGCPVGPGRGSGAGSLVAYALKITDLDPLQYNLLFERFLNPERVSMPDFDIDFCQSNRDRVIDYVKDKYGKNAVSQIATFGTMAAKAAIRDVGRVMDMSYTFCDGISKLVPGKPGMSYTLAYPPEVKKEGDKNNYALELEPMLYERVRKEEDVKTVIEMAQKLEGMTRNIGMHAGGVLIAPGKLTDFCPLYQQPGSESAVSQYDKDDVEAIGLVKFDFLGLATLTILEIAREFIMKRHKGQENFAFENIPLDDAPTYRLFSEGKTEAVFQFESRGMQGMLKEARPSRLEDLIALNALYRPGPMDLIPTFVNRKHGKEPVEYPHPLVEPVLAETYGIMVYQEQVMQTAQVLGGYSLGGADMLRRAMGKKKAEEMAEHREIFRKGAAEKGIGQDKADEVFDLMEKFAGYGFNKSHAAAYSLLAYHTGWLKVHYTAEFFCANMTVEMDDTDKLKVLYEDAMKMGLTFEPPDVNRGMYRFEPVTDKVIRYGLGAVKGTGQQAIEAIIAAREGRGVGPRGETKGPFASLFDFCARVDRTRLNKRTLEALIKAGAFDAIEMNRASLVASIDRAFDFANSLIANANQGGLFDMMGDDSHGSSTQDPALVEMLPWGVKERLTQEKTAVGFYLSGHLFDEVEKEVRRFIRTPIEELADSREPQIMAGIVSDFRVINGQRGRLALFKLDDKSAMIEASADENVINAHRDLLKEDEFVVLLGRLQLDHFSGGLRVKVMQGWDLASARAKFGRYLQVAVGDCAPDVQRLVREFPPKRQETPEGEVLVHGLRVRMGVRCRSEGQEAVAELQLGEGSRFFPSDAALAAWSAEAGSGVVNVVYDAG
- the clpS gene encoding ATP-dependent Clp protease adapter ClpS yields the protein MVRMATKPPSMTPTLPTGVPSRDDGGSVVLERRTQRTQPPQMYQVVMLNDDYTPMEFVIVVLQEFFGKDREAATQIMLKIHLDGKGVCGVYSRDVAATKVEQVREAAHKAGHPLQCLSEPVE
- the clpA gene encoding ATP-dependent Clp protease ATP-binding subunit ClpA, translating into MIAQELEVSLHMAFVEARQQRHEFITVEHLLLALLDNPSAAEVLRACSANVEDLRSSLANFIKDNTPQVAGTDEVDTQPTLGFQRVIQRAIMHVQSTGNGKKEVTGANVLVAIFGEKDSHAVYYLHQQGVTRLDVVNFIAHGIKKGEPPEPAKAENPSEAEEGAGGERSEKASPLEQYTQNLNVAAKEGKIDPLIGRHYEVERTIQILCRRRKNNPLLVGEAGVGKTAIAEGLAWRITQNDVPEILAEASVYSLDMGALLAGTKYRGDFEQRLKGVLKSLKDKPNAILFIDEIHTLIGAGAASGGTLDASNLLKPALSSGQLKCIGATTFTEYRGIFEKDAALSRRFQKVDVVEPTVAETVDILKGLKSRFEEHHSVKYATAALQAAAELSAKYINDRHLPDKAIDVIDEAGAAQRILVASKRKKTIGKAEIEEIVAKIARIPPANVSNDDRSKLQTIERDLKSVVFGQDKALEVLASAVKMARSGLGKGDKPIGSFLFSGPTGVGKTEAAKQLAYILGIELIRFDMSEYMERHAVSRLIGAPPGYVGFDQGGLLTEAITKKPHAVLLLDEIEKAHPDIFNVLLQVMDHGTLTDNNGRKADFRNVIIIMTTNAGAETMNKATIGFTNPRQAGDEMADIKRLFTPEFRNRLDAIVNFKALDEQIILRVVDKFLLQLETQLAEKKVEVTFTDALRKHLAKKGFDPLMGARPMQRLIQDTIRRALADELLFGRLTEGGRLTVDIEVKTDEKGVETPDVLLDIQPLPKKDRSAKSEPAEPEEATAD